In Brachypodium distachyon strain Bd21 chromosome 2, Brachypodium_distachyon_v3.0, whole genome shotgun sequence, one genomic interval encodes:
- the LOC100825593 gene encoding LOW QUALITY PROTEIN: protein HESO1-like (The sequence of the model RefSeq protein was modified relative to this genomic sequence to represent the inferred CDS: deleted 1 base in 1 codon), with protein sequence MEKRMNDILSVIKPVEDDRNKQLRAIQEIVNSIYFVGALRGATVKPFGSFASNLYAKSGDLDVSVELSTDSNFHTSKEKKQDVLRELMTALEFRGVATYMHFIPTARVPVLQYVSKLFGISCDISINNYPGRIKSRILYWVNTIDERFGDVVLLVKEWARSQNVNDPKNGTLNSYSLSLLVLFHFQTCEPSILPPMKEIYDVNIAGDITGMALYNERHLDEVCMANIAKFRRQNAGKRNESSLLQLITTFFLKFSHLDSYSSDVISTYTGQIKRIQDNPHWMDKSYCLFVEDPFDRPDNAARTVSMEEFHRIARAFKYSGYIFPAPNALRSLCTPEVCSELDRLRQHVAANTHGDQYPHRASGFSGNRAVHRPEGLQFRQASCCSIPGSAAATGVRIRSSS encoded by the exons ATGGAAAAGCGTATGAACGACATCCTCTCCGTGATCAAACCAGTAGAGGATGACAGGAACAAACAACTGCGTGCAATTCAGGAGATTGTGAATTCCATCTATTTTGTTGGAGCCTTGAGAG GTGCTACCGTCAAGCCTTTTGGATCCTTTGCATCAAATCTTTATGCAAAATCAGGTGATTTGGATGTATCAGTTGAGCTGTCCACTGACTCAAACTTCCATACAAgcaaggagaagaagcaagATGTACTGAGAGAACTAATGACAGCTTTAGAATTTAGAG GTGTTGCTACATATATGCATTTCATTCCTACAGCGAGAGTTCCAGTTCTTCAGTATGTGAGCAAACTCTTTGGCATCTCCTGTGATATATCCATCAATAACTACCCTGGTCGAATTAAATCTAGAATCCTCTACTGGGTCAATACTATAGATGAGCGCTTCGGTGATGTGGTTTTATTG GTCAAGGAATGGGCAAGATCTCAAAACGTTAATGATCCAAAAAATGGAACCCTGAACTCCTATTCGCTTTCCTTACTTGTCCTCTTTCATTTTCAg ACATGTGAGCCTTCAATTCTACCACCTATGAAGGAGATATATGATGTGAACATTGCAGGAGATATTACAG GAATGGCATTGTATAATGAAAGGCATCTTGATGAGGTTTGCATGGCAAATATAGCAAAGTTTCGACGCCAGAATGCAGGGAAAAGAAACGAGAGCTCTCTTCTCCAGCTCATCACGACTTTTTTTCTCAAG TTTTCCCATCTCGATTCATATTCTAGTGACGTA ATATCCACTTACACGGGGCAGATCAAGCGAATCCAGGACAACCCACATTGGATGGACAAATCTTACTGCTTGTTT GTCGAAGATCCATTTGATAGACCTGATAATGCAGCCAGAACAGTTAGTATGGAAGAGTTTCACCGTATTGCCCGTGCCTTCAAATATTCTGGTTATATATTTCCAGCTCCGAATGCACTTCGATCGCTGTGTACACCTGAAGTTTGTTCAGAACTAGATAGACTTCGGCAACATGTGGCAGCTAACACACATGGTGATCAGTATCCCCATCGAGCAAGTGGATTTTCAGGAAACAGGGCAGTTCATAGACCGGAGGGGTTACAATTCAGGCAGGCAAGCTGCTGCTCCATACCAGGGTCAGCAGCGGCGACGGGAGTACGCATCAGATCATCAAGCTAA